In Camelus bactrianus isolate YW-2024 breed Bactrian camel chromosome 18, ASM4877302v1, whole genome shotgun sequence, one DNA window encodes the following:
- the TMEM265 gene encoding transmembrane protein 265 translates to MEDEEKAVEVLVSNMEAAHSPSPIRCCWLRLRYLAATSVVCGCSCLGVLALVFAIKAEERHKAGRLEEAMHWGARARRFILASFATWLAVLILGPVLLWLLSYAIAQAE, encoded by the exons ATGGAGGACGAGGAAAAGGCAGTGGAGGTCTTGGTGAGCAACATGGAAGCTGCTCATTCTCCATCCCCCATTCGCTGCTGCTGGCTCCGCCTCCGCTACTTGGCAGCTACTAGCGTTGTATGTGGCTGCTCTTGCCTGGGAGTCCTGGCCCTTGTGTTTGCCATCAAG GCGGAAGAGCGGCATAAGGCAGGCCGGTTGGAGGAGGCAATGCACTGGGGGGCCCGGGCCCGGAGGTTCATCCTGGCCAGCTTTGCCACCTGGCTTGCTGTCCTTATCCTGGGCCCTGTGCTTCTATGGCTGCTCTCCTACGCCATCGCCCAGGCTGAGTGA